In Candidatus Woesearchaeota archaeon, the genomic stretch GCCCATAATAAGGCTGATCCTGCTTTTGAAATTTGCCTGGAAGTTTGCGGTGACGTTGATGGTATTATAACCGCTTGATATGTTCAGATAGCGCTGGTTATCCAAGATTTGAGTCCCTGTTGTCTTGAACCTTGCTGATTGGTTGTTGTAGATGTCTGATATTTGCTGGGCTGTTAAGAAAGTGTTGAAAACCATTATTTCGTCGTACTGGCAGTCGGCATTGTTGTTATTGGACTCGCCGAGCTTGAAGTTCCAATTGCCCGAAAAGTCGTAATCTGTTGATGAAGTCCAGCTGTTCACTATATTGCTGTTGTGGTAGCCCGTTATAGTGATTAGGTCATTGGATAAATTGAACGTCCAGGCAAGATGATACCACACCCCGTCTGTCTTGGAATTGCCGTTTATATTAAATTTCTGTATATCAGAACCGTCCCATATGTAGCCGTCCATGTCAAAACTATTGCCATGATGCTTTATGTATTGGCCTCCTCCATTAAAGCTCCATATTCCTGTCCAATCACCGGTGGGGCAGTTGAACCAACCTGAAAGCGTCATCAGCCCCTCATCGAAATTAAAGTCAGCATGGCTTGAAGCATATATATCATCACCATTTCCATCTGTCTGACCATAGTTTCCATATATTCCCCCAGAAGAAGTGGTTGAATCTGCATTTCCTGTCAAATCATGACCATTTCCACTGTAATCATAGTAAGTTTCGCCTGTTGTTCCTGTTGGCTCTGCATCAAAATTCCAATATCCCACTAACTTGTCATAAGGCGCATTATTTGAAATGTTCAAGTGAGTGAAATTAGAATCCCCTATCTCTGCTGTTATGTGTTTTAGGAGAGCATCTTTTATTACCCTATCCTCATGAAGTTCGATATGCATGCCTGGAAGGGGGGCAGATATGCATTTATCTGTAACTGCATCACAGCTTCCTGATGAGCAATTGCCGCTGCACAAAGTACAGTTTTCTGTTGCAGTTCCGCTGCTGCAATAGTACTGGTAATAACATGACCCGCTGCTTATTGTATTGCCGGAGATATTGCAGCTGCTTCCTCCGGAAGAGTAATAGCCCACGTTCTCTATCTTGTTTGCTATTTTTATTATAGTGTTACCTGATTTTGAATTTGCTACTTGGGTATTGCAGTCCCCTCCCTGAAGGTAGAAATCTATCAGGTCATGAAGCTCATTCCTTGTTATGGGGCTGATTAAGGCAGCTACATCTATAGAAGGGCTTTCCGGAGGGTTTCTTAAGTAAAGGAACATTCCCTTGCCGGTTACGTACAGGACTTCAGTGTCAGTATCAAAGGCAGGAGGGCAGTTGTAGTATGTTGCTGCAATAGCGAAAGAGGAAAACAGGACAAATAATAGTATCACCATCTCTTTTTTCATACTGGTACAAAATAAGAATAATGATTATATAAAATTATCGCTATAAAGCTGTATTTTTGCTGGCTATTATATTTTCGATAACTTTATAAATAATATGCTAACTCATAAATATATAATTCTTCCTGGTTTTAATAAAGGTAGGATTAAGAAGAAAATGATAAACAAAAATGATTTCATAGAGATTGAATATACGGGCATGATAAAGGATGAAGGCATAGTATTTGACACAACAGACAAGAAGACAGCTGAAGAGAACGGAATTGCGGAACAGAGGGCAGATTACGGGCCGATTGTAATATGCGTCGGCCACGGACAGGTTATTCGCGGCCTGGACAGGCAGATTGAGGGAAAGGAGACAGGCAGGGAATACAGAATAGCTGTTGAGCCTGAAGAAGCCTTTGGGAAGAAATCAGCGCAGTTTATCCAATTGGTTCCGTCTTCCAAATTCAGGCAGAACGACATTATACCGCAGCCGGGCATGCAGGTTAATGTTGACGGCTCTGTGGGCATAATAAAAACAGTCTCGGGAGGCAGAATTCTGGTTGATTTTAACCATCCGCTGTCAGGAAAGGTGCTTGAATATACTGTCAAGGCAAACAGGAAAGTAGAGGATGATAAAGAGAAACTCAGGAAGTATCTTGGGCTTATGCTGAATACAAAGGATATAAGTGTGGAACTGGCTGAAGGAAAGGCAGAGGTAAGACTGGAGACTCAGCTGCCTGAGCAGATTCAGGCAGAGATGCTTAAAAAGGTTAAAGAAGCGATTCCCGCAATAAAGGAAATCACGTTCAGGAAAGAAGAAAAAGAAAAGAAGGAAAAAGAAAAAAATGGGGAAAAGGCGCAAAAACCTGAGAAAAAAGCCCCTGTTAACGAATAAATTTATATATTAGAAAGCAAATAAATTCCTCATGGTTTGTGAGGTAGTTCAAAATGGATTCGATGATTGAAAATGCCCAGGATAGGGAGCAGGCAGAAGAGCAGCAGCCCTTCAATGAGGTGGATGCTGAGCTGGAGCAGTTTCTGGCTAAACAGAAAGCCAAGATTAAGGTCATAGGCACAGGCGGGGGCGGCAACAATACTATCACGCGCATAAGCGAAGTCGGAATAAAGGGTGCGGAAGCTATAGGGGTTAATACTGATGCGCAGGATTTATTGTATACTACTGCAGACAAAAAGATACTTATCGGAAGAGATGTAACCAAAGGCATGGGCGCAGGCTCCAACCCGAAATTAGGTGAGGAGGCTGCGAGAGAGAACGAGCATGATATCAAGGCAGCATTAACAGGCTCTGACATGGTTTTCATAACCTGCGGCCTGGGCGGAGGCACAGGCACAGGCTCTGCTCCTGTCATTGCAGAGATAGCAAAGAAAGTAGAGGCACTGACGGTAGGAGTCGTGACAATGCCTTTTACTATGGAAGGCAACAGGAGATATGAAAATGCAGTTATAGGATTGGAGAAACTAGAGCAGATTGTCGATACACTGATAGTGATACCCAATGATAAATTGCTGGAATTAGCGCCTGATTTGCCTATCCATACGGCTTTCAAGGTAGCAGACGAAATACTTACTAATTCAGTTAAGGGAATAGCCGAGCTTGTGACTAAAGCAGGCCTTGTCAATCTTGATTTTGCTGATATAAGGGCGGTGATGAAAGGCGGAGGGGTAGCTTTAATCGGTGTCGGGGAAAGCGATACAGACAACAGGGCTATGGAAGCTGTGGAGAAAGCCATCAACAACCCCCTGCTGGACGTGGATATTTCAAATGCTAACGGCGCACTCATAAATGTGGCGGGCGGCAATGACATGACCCTTGATGAGGCAAGAAGGGTCGTGGAAGCGGTGTCTGAAAGGCTCAGCGAGGAAGCTACGCTTATCTGGGGGGCGCAGATATACAAGGATTTAGACAAGACATTAAGGGTTATGCTTATCGTGACAGGTGTTGAAAGCTCGCAGATATTCGGGCATGATTTCAAGACAACCGATGTAAAAAGGGAAGCAATCGAAAAAGAACTTGGAATTGAGTTTATAAAATGAAAAAGAAATGGATAAAATTAAAGTCATTCCTGCTTGAGTCCAAAAGGGTTTTGAAAATTACAAGGAAGCCTGATAAGACAGAATTTAAGACAATTGTCAAGGCTTCTGCCCTGGGAATGGCTATAATCGGGGCATTGGGCTTTCTGATACACATAATAAGGCAATTATTATTTCCGATGGGAGCATGAAAATGGCAGAGGAAAATCCGCAGATATATGCACTAAGGACAACCGCAAACAGGGAAGACCAGGTAATGGATTTTGTGGTGAGCAATTCCAAGAGGAAGAAGCTGGCAGTGCATTCCATCATCAGGCCGCACGGCATGAGAGGGTATATTTTTCTGGAGGCTTCTTCAAGGAGCGATGCTGAACAGGCAGCTTTTAATGTGCCTTATGCAAGGGGAGTGCTTCCAAACACCATTAATTACAGTGAAATAGAGCATATGCTGGAGCAGGTAAAGCACGAGGTAAATATAAAGAAGAATGATATTGTGGAAATTATAAGCGGGCCGTTTAAGAGGGAGAATGCCAAGGTTACGAGGATTGATAAGCAGAAAGAGGAAGTCGTGCTTGAGCTGCTGGAGAGCGCTGTTCCTATCCCTATCACAGTCAAGATGGATTCTGTCAAGGTAATAAGGAGAGAGTCTGATGAAACCGGAGAAGGAGAGGAAGAAGAAAGAGAGCCGGAGCCTGTGTTCAGGACTCCAGGGTCATAATATTTATAAATATACATAAATTCTGAATATATTAAAAATGGGAAAACAAACTGTAGAGGCATTGGTGGAAGGCGGGAAAGCTACTGCAGCGCCGCCGCTCGGTCCTGCTTTGGGGCCTATGGGCGTAAATATAGGCCAGGTGGTTGCAAAGATCAATGAAAAGACCGCATCATTCAAGGGAATGCAGGTTCCTGTGAAGGTTATAATAGATTCTGATACCAAGGAATTTGATGTTACTGTCGGAACTCCTCCTGCAACTGCGCTGCTGAAGAAGGAAGCAGGAGTTGACAAGGGAGCAGCCAATCCTCTGCAGGACAAGGTTGCTGATATCGTCATTGAGCAGGCTATGAAAATAGCAAAGATGAAAGAAGATGCCCTATTGGGCAAAACCCTGAAGGAGAAGGTACTTGAAGTATGCGGAACTTGCCAAAGCATGGGCATACTTGTTCAGGGCAAGCCTGCCAACGAGACTATTGCTGACATTCACTCTGGAAAATATGATGAAAAAATAGCTTCAGGAAAGACCGAACTGACTGAGGAAGAAAAGAAGAAGCTTGAGGAGGAGAGGAAGAGGCTTGCTGAAGAAATAGAGAAGAGAAGGCATGAGTTTGAAGCTAAGGCCAAGCAGATACTGGAAGAGATGAAAGGCAAAGAGAGGGGGGAAATAAAGAAGAAGATGCATGAGGCAGAGATACCTGAGATGATAATCAAGGAGATGATGCCTGCGGAA encodes the following:
- the ftsZ gene encoding cell division protein FtsZ — encoded protein: MDSMIENAQDREQAEEQQPFNEVDAELEQFLAKQKAKIKVIGTGGGGNNTITRISEVGIKGAEAIGVNTDAQDLLYTTADKKILIGRDVTKGMGAGSNPKLGEEAARENEHDIKAALTGSDMVFITCGLGGGTGTGSAPVIAEIAKKVEALTVGVVTMPFTMEGNRRYENAVIGLEKLEQIVDTLIVIPNDKLLELAPDLPIHTAFKVADEILTNSVKGIAELVTKAGLVNLDFADIRAVMKGGGVALIGVGESDTDNRAMEAVEKAINNPLLDVDISNANGALINVAGGNDMTLDEARRVVEAVSERLSEEATLIWGAQIYKDLDKTLRVMLIVTGVESSQIFGHDFKTTDVKREAIEKELGIEFIK
- a CDS encoding protein translocase SEC61 complex subunit gamma — encoded protein: MKKKWIKLKSFLLESKRVLKITRKPDKTEFKTIVKASALGMAIIGALGFLIHIIRQLLFPMGA
- a CDS encoding 50S ribosomal protein L11, translated to MGKQTVEALVEGGKATAAPPLGPALGPMGVNIGQVVAKINEKTASFKGMQVPVKVIIDSDTKEFDVTVGTPPATALLKKEAGVDKGAANPLQDKVADIVIEQAMKIAKMKEDALLGKTLKEKVLEVCGTCQSMGILVQGKPANETIADIHSGKYDEKIASGKTELTEEEKKKLEEERKRLAEEIEKRRHEFEAKAKQILEEMKGKERGEIKKKMHEAEIPEMIIKEMMPAEEEKKEEAGEKKEEKKAEPKEKK
- a CDS encoding transcription elongation factor Spt5; this encodes MKMAEENPQIYALRTTANREDQVMDFVVSNSKRKKLAVHSIIRPHGMRGYIFLEASSRSDAEQAAFNVPYARGVLPNTINYSEIEHMLEQVKHEVNIKKNDIVEIISGPFKRENAKVTRIDKQKEEVVLELLESAVPIPITVKMDSVKVIRRESDETGEGEEEEREPEPVFRTPGS